In Zunongwangia profunda SM-A87, the following proteins share a genomic window:
- a CDS encoding DUF4294 domain-containing protein, producing the protein MILDNFLDEFMLNNNQLKTTLLLLVCFISSIGVFGQSDTISHPEEDKRYMIIAGDSIVRESIDLDEVLILKRLHFKNNTDRRRYLILRRKTRKVYPYAKLAAERLTSLNERLGSIKSKRGRKKYTKIVQNYIEDQFAEELKKMTHTEGQILVKLIHRQTGITAFELIKELRSGWRAFWYNTTASLFEISLKEEYDPINNEEDYIIEDILQRSFQNNVLESQPSALDFDFLELTDKWDVL; encoded by the coding sequence ATGATTTTAGATAATTTTTTGGATGAATTTATGCTGAATAATAATCAATTGAAAACAACTTTATTATTGCTTGTCTGCTTTATTAGTTCTATTGGAGTCTTTGGGCAGAGCGATACAATATCTCATCCAGAAGAAGATAAACGATATATGATTATTGCCGGAGACTCTATAGTAAGGGAAAGTATTGATTTAGATGAAGTCCTTATACTTAAGCGCCTTCATTTTAAAAATAATACAGATAGAAGAAGATATTTGATTTTACGCAGGAAAACAAGGAAGGTTTATCCTTATGCAAAATTAGCGGCAGAAAGACTTACATCGCTTAATGAAAGGCTAGGGAGTATTAAATCGAAGAGGGGCCGAAAAAAATATACAAAAATCGTCCAAAACTATATTGAAGATCAATTTGCCGAAGAATTAAAAAAAATGACGCATACTGAAGGACAGATTTTGGTAAAATTAATTCATCGTCAAACAGGAATTACAGCATTCGAATTAATAAAGGAGCTTCGTAGCGGTTGGAGAGCCTTTTGGTATAATACCACAGCAAGCCTTTTTGAAATATCACTTAAAGAGGAGTATGATCCAATAAATAATGAAGAGGATTATATAATAGAAGACATTTTACAGCGGTCTTTTCAAAATAATGTTTTAGAATCGCAACCATCAGCACTAGATTTCGACTTTCTGGAACTTACCGATAAATGGGATGTTTTATAA
- a CDS encoding DNA topoisomerase IB — protein MVLSPEDIDVILEDPSEAAKLANLTYVSEHHLSIKRKKAGRGFSYFKEEKRIKDSKIIERIKSLVIPPAWTQVNISNLENGHLQVVGRDEKRRKQYIYHPLWSKMKNETKFFKMTAFGKKLPQIRKKVDADLDLPGMCKQKVLALIIRLMEETHIRIGNDYYAQKNKTYGLSTFRTRHVKTYDDEVKFEFVGKKGKEHSISVQNKELIKLINQCEDIPGWELFKFYDENGEKHTIDSGMINDYIHAIAGELFSAKDFRTWAASKIFFETLKELGYIEDEKENKKTILTSFDAAASGLGNTRAVCRSYYVHPKIVEAYADGSIVPYFNKVKNESVKDYTKLSETEKVMLNLIEDYEIRI, from the coding sequence ATGGTATTATCCCCGGAAGATATAGATGTAATTTTAGAAGATCCTTCAGAAGCGGCAAAATTAGCCAATCTCACCTATGTTTCAGAGCATCATCTTTCCATAAAACGTAAAAAAGCAGGGCGCGGCTTCTCTTATTTTAAGGAAGAAAAAAGAATTAAGGATTCTAAAATTATAGAACGTATCAAAAGTCTGGTCATTCCACCGGCATGGACACAGGTAAATATTTCTAATTTGGAAAACGGACATTTACAGGTCGTGGGAAGAGATGAGAAAAGGCGGAAACAGTACATTTACCATCCATTATGGTCAAAAATGAAAAATGAAACTAAATTTTTTAAAATGACCGCTTTCGGAAAAAAATTACCTCAAATAAGGAAAAAAGTAGATGCTGATCTTGATCTCCCCGGAATGTGTAAACAAAAAGTCCTGGCTCTAATCATTAGACTTATGGAAGAAACGCATATCAGAATTGGAAACGACTATTATGCGCAGAAAAACAAAACTTATGGATTATCTACTTTTCGCACCCGCCATGTAAAAACCTATGATGATGAAGTGAAATTTGAATTTGTCGGAAAAAAAGGAAAAGAACATTCTATTAGCGTTCAGAATAAAGAGTTGATCAAGCTGATTAATCAATGTGAAGACATCCCAGGCTGGGAACTCTTTAAATTTTACGATGAAAATGGTGAAAAGCATACTATTGATAGTGGAATGATCAATGATTATATACATGCAATAGCTGGAGAACTATTTTCAGCAAAAGACTTTAGAACATGGGCTGCTTCCAAAATTTTCTTTGAAACACTAAAAGAACTGGGATATATTGAAGATGAAAAAGAAAATAAAAAAACAATTTTAACTTCTTTTGATGCCGCCGCCAGTGGATTAGGTAATACCCGCGCTGTTTGCAGAAGCTATTATGTACACCCAAAAATTGTGGAAGCTTATGCAGATGGTAGTATTGTCCCCTATTTTAACAAAGTAAAAAATGAAAGTGTAAAAGATTACACCAAACTTTCTGAGACCGAAAAAGTAATGTTAAACTTAATTGAGGATTATGAAATAAGGATATAA
- a CDS encoding M42 family metallopeptidase: MSKESILDKESIDFLEKYLNNASPTGYESEGQKLWMEYLKPYVDEFITDTYGTAVGVINPEAEFKVVIEGHADEISWYVNYISDEGFIYVIRNGGSDHQIAASKRVNIHTKKGIVKGVFGWPAIHTRNKEKEQSPKLSNICIDVGCSSKEEVEKLGVHVGCVITYPDEFFILNENKFVCRALDNRIGGFMVAHVAKLLKENGKKLPFGLYITNSVQEEIGLRGAEMITQRIKPNVAIVTDVTHDTTTPMIDQKSNGLAKIGDGPVISYAPAVQNNLRELLIDTAEKNKIPFQRAASSRLTGTDTDAFAYSNGGVASALISLPLRYMHTTVEMVHREDVENVIKLIYESILKIKDGETFSYFS, encoded by the coding sequence ATGAGTAAAGAAAGTATTTTAGATAAAGAATCGATCGATTTCCTAGAAAAGTACCTGAATAATGCATCTCCAACAGGCTATGAATCTGAAGGTCAAAAACTTTGGATGGAATATCTAAAACCTTATGTTGACGAATTTATTACCGACACCTACGGAACGGCCGTTGGAGTTATAAACCCCGAAGCTGAATTTAAAGTAGTTATTGAAGGACATGCTGATGAAATTTCGTGGTATGTAAATTACATAAGTGACGAAGGATTTATTTACGTCATTCGAAATGGTGGTAGTGACCATCAAATTGCAGCATCTAAAAGAGTAAACATTCATACCAAAAAAGGTATTGTAAAAGGGGTTTTTGGGTGGCCTGCCATTCATACCCGTAATAAAGAGAAAGAACAATCGCCAAAATTATCGAATATCTGTATTGATGTTGGATGTAGTTCTAAGGAAGAAGTTGAAAAACTTGGCGTACATGTGGGCTGTGTGATTACTTATCCTGATGAATTTTTTATCCTGAACGAAAATAAATTTGTCTGCAGGGCTTTAGATAATAGAATTGGCGGCTTTATGGTTGCTCATGTAGCTAAGCTATTAAAAGAAAATGGAAAAAAACTTCCATTTGGTCTTTATATCACAAATTCGGTTCAGGAAGAAATTGGTCTTCGTGGTGCTGAAATGATTACGCAACGCATTAAACCAAACGTAGCGATTGTTACCGATGTTACCCACGATACCACTACACCAATGATCGATCAAAAATCAAATGGATTGGCTAAAATTGGTGATGGTCCAGTAATAAGTTATGCTCCGGCTGTACAAAACAATCTTAGAGAGTTATTAATAGATACAGCTGAAAAAAATAAAATTCCTTTTCAACGAGCAGCATCTTCAAGACTTACCGGCACAGATACCGATGCTTTTGCGTATAGTAACGGCGGAGTAGCTTCAGCATTAATTAGTCTTCCTCTTCGCTATATGCATACGACCGTAGAAATGGTACATAGAGAAGATGTTGAAAACGTGATAAAACTAATTTACGAAAGTATTTTAAAAATAAAAGATGGTGAAACTTTTAGTTATTTCAGCTAA
- a CDS encoding DUF294 nucleotidyltransferase-like domain-containing protein, protein MKNSIAHRIADFLKDFPPFNFLNADELLNISEESEVLYIDKGNILFNEGENVHAFFYIVHKGAIQLQKFQNERYETLDTCDEGDIFGLRPLFAEENYIMNAIAEEESIIYGIPIKQFKPLTESNKKVGNFLIQSFATNTRNPYAREDKGKLFFGNQVIEPISNSPLFELQPAPIIKKIVTTSPETSIKSAAQLMSKRKVGSILVTKNDVPVGILTDEDFRNSIATGAYSIDTPVEKIMSYPVICYPKNVTIAQAQITMMKHNINHICITEDGTPNTRVIGILSEHDIMVSQGNSPSVLMKAIQRSHSTKELKKIRNKINLLLGGYIQNNIPLTHISKLIFELNDATIKRVISRCVIKLQQEPPVKFAWLSMGSQGRKEQLLQTDQDNAIIFADPPEGKLEATRDYFLQLATKVNKRLMIVGYEYCPADMMAKNPRWCLSLSEWKEQVAKWIKEPGPDEILLSNIFFDYDITFGDSLLSNNLSDYILGLIDDYPKFLSVMGSNALRNPSPLGFFRQFLVEQDGEKKDFFDIKKRGLQPLTESARLLILSYKIKNISNTAERFDRLAQLEPKNKELFEGCSYASKALLKFRTKQGLQNRDSGRFIDLSKLNKEDKMKLKRAFKYIKAVQDLLKMRFETATVL, encoded by the coding sequence ATGAAAAACTCCATCGCCCATAGGATAGCCGATTTCCTAAAAGACTTCCCTCCTTTTAATTTTTTAAATGCAGATGAACTTTTAAATATTTCTGAGGAATCTGAAGTGTTATATATAGACAAAGGCAATATTCTTTTTAATGAAGGTGAAAATGTACATGCATTCTTTTATATTGTACATAAAGGAGCGATTCAATTACAGAAATTCCAAAATGAACGATACGAAACATTAGACACCTGTGATGAAGGAGATATTTTTGGACTTCGCCCTTTATTTGCAGAAGAAAATTATATCATGAATGCCATTGCTGAAGAGGAGAGTATTATATATGGTATTCCTATTAAACAATTTAAGCCTTTAACCGAATCTAATAAAAAAGTAGGCAACTTCCTTATTCAAAGTTTTGCCACCAACACTCGTAATCCTTACGCCAGGGAGGACAAGGGAAAATTATTTTTTGGCAACCAGGTGATCGAGCCTATAAGCAATAGTCCACTGTTCGAATTACAACCTGCACCAATCATTAAAAAAATTGTAACTACCTCTCCAGAAACCAGTATTAAGAGCGCTGCTCAACTAATGAGCAAAAGAAAGGTAGGCTCTATTCTCGTCACAAAGAATGATGTGCCAGTGGGTATTCTTACCGATGAGGATTTTCGAAACTCTATTGCAACAGGTGCATACTCTATAGATACTCCTGTTGAAAAAATTATGAGTTATCCAGTGATCTGCTATCCTAAAAATGTAACTATTGCACAGGCGCAAATCACTATGATGAAACACAATATCAATCATATTTGTATTACAGAAGATGGCACCCCAAATACACGAGTTATCGGAATCCTCTCAGAGCATGATATTATGGTCTCCCAGGGTAATAGTCCGTCGGTTTTAATGAAGGCCATTCAACGTTCCCATAGTACCAAAGAGTTAAAGAAAATCAGAAATAAGATCAACCTTTTGCTTGGCGGATATATTCAAAATAATATTCCACTTACTCATATTTCAAAATTAATATTCGAACTTAATGACGCCACGATTAAAAGAGTAATTTCCAGATGCGTGATTAAATTACAACAAGAACCTCCTGTTAAGTTCGCATGGTTAAGTATGGGAAGCCAGGGCCGAAAGGAACAGCTTTTACAAACCGATCAGGATAACGCGATTATATTTGCAGATCCTCCGGAAGGCAAGCTAGAGGCCACCAGAGATTACTTTCTACAACTCGCCACCAAAGTAAATAAAAGATTAATGATTGTGGGTTATGAATATTGCCCTGCAGATATGATGGCGAAAAACCCAAGATGGTGTTTAAGTTTAAGCGAGTGGAAAGAACAGGTAGCCAAGTGGATAAAAGAACCGGGGCCAGACGAAATATTACTTTCTAATATTTTCTTTGATTATGATATCACCTTTGGCGATTCGTTGTTATCCAATAATCTATCGGATTATATTCTTGGCTTAATTGACGATTATCCAAAATTTTTAAGCGTTATGGGTTCTAACGCTTTAAGAAATCCTTCTCCTCTAGGATTTTTTAGACAGTTTTTAGTGGAACAGGATGGCGAGAAAAAAGACTTTTTTGATATAAAAAAGCGTGGTTTACAGCCTTTAACCGAAAGTGCCCGACTGCTGATCTTATCTTATAAAATAAAAAATATCAGCAATACTGCAGAGCGTTTTGATCGTTTGGCGCAATTAGAACCAAAAAACAAAGAACTTTTTGAAGGCTGCTCTTATGCCTCGAAAGCCTTGCTGAAGTTTAGGACAAAACAAGGACTTCAAAATAGAGATAGTGGACGTTTTATCGATCTTTCAAAATTAAATAAAGAAGATAAGATGAAATTAAAACGTGCTTTTAAATATATAAAAGCGGTTCAGGATTTATTAAAAATGAGGTTTGAAACCGCAACTGTATTGTAA